The Zymobacter palmae DNA window AACAGTGGCGCGGGCGCGGCGATCTGGCTGCAGCGTTGCGCCAGAGACAGCGGCGCCTGCTCATGCGCCAGCAGTTCTGCCAGACGAGCACGCAGAGTATCGGCCGCTTGTACGACACTGGTATCTGCCAACTCAACACGGACGGGCAGCGTGTTGATGAACATCCCCAGTGCATGCTCGGCCCCGGCCTTCATTCGCCCGACCAGCACGGTACCGAATACCACGTCCTGCTGCCCTGATAGCAAGGACAGCACGCGAGCCCATGCAAGATGGCACACGCTCGCCACATTGAGATTGCGCTGGCGTGCCAATGTACGTAGCGCGGCGGTAAGCGCATCCGGCAGCGGTAGCGACGCCGAGCGTGCATCGCGCCCATCACCGCGCACGTCAGCCATGCCGTAAGGGAGCGTAGGGGTTGTCAGCGATCCCAGCATGTCGGTGAAGAACGCCTTGCTTTCGGCAACATGCTGTGACGAACGTGTCTGCGCCACATAGTGTCGGAACGGGTATGACGGCGGCAGCGTGTCAATGCATCCGTCAATGTGCGCTTGCGCCTCGCGCACCAGCTGCTGCAACGATGTCGCATCATCGACGATATGGTGATACTGCAGGGCCATCAGCCAACGTGACTGCACGGTATCGTAGGCGATACGCGCACGCAGCAACGGTGCCGTATCAAGCGCCATGCGCACAGGATTGCCCGCCATCAAAACCTCTGCTGCCGGCCCATCGCCAAGCCTTACCTCTTCGACGACCATCTGTACCTGACGCCACACGACCTGTACCGGTTCCGGCAGCCCTTCCCACAGCACGGCGGTACGCAGCACATCGTGGCGCGCGATGACCGCATCAAGTGCGCCCATGAATTCATCCAGACGCTCGCGCTCATTGAATGCCATTAATACATTCATGACATAAGGATCACGCTGCTCGGCTGTCATGCTCAGGTACAGCAGTCCCTCCTGCAACGGGGCCAGCGGATAGATATCCTGCACGTTATCCGCACCACCCGGCACGCTCGCCACGATGCGCGCGATAGCGTCATCATCAAGCGACACCATCGGCAGCATGTCAGGGGTGATGTGCGAGCAGCCTTCGGGAATACCGATCGATGGCACATCGACTTCATCGTAGGCCCTCGTTGCGGCAGCCAATGCTGACAACGTCGGCTGATCGAACAACGCACGGATATCGGCTTCCAAACCTGCCTGACGCATCCGGGCCACCAACTGCACGGCCAACAGCGAATGACCACCGAGGGCGAAGAAGTCGTCATGACGACCTACCCGTTCAACGCCCAATAGCGTCTGCCATATCTCGGCCAGCGTTTCCTCGATCGCGCCTTGCGGGGCTTCGTATGCCTGAGTCACCAGCGCTGACGCATCGGGGGCTGGCAGTGCGCGCTCATCCAGCTTGCCATTGGCGGTCAGCGGCAGCGCTTCAATCGTCACGACGGCGGACGGCAGCATGTAATCCGGCAACGTCTTAGCCAGATGCAAGCGCAGTTCGGCCACATCGGGCGCGTCTGCCACGGGCACCACATACGCCACCAGTGTTTTGTTCTGCTGCGCATCGTCACGCGCCACCACAACCGCCTCACGCACTGCGGCGTGTTCAGCCAGTCGCGCCGCGATTTCGCCCAGCTCGATACGGAAGCCACGGATTTTGACCTGATGATCGTTGCGGCCCAGATAGTCCAGTGTGCCATCAGCGTTCCAGCGCCCCACGTCCCCAGTACGGTACATGCGCGCATTATCACCATCCGCAAACGGATCGGGCAGGAACCGTTCGGCGGTCAGTTGCGGGCGGTTCAAATAGCCGCGCGTTACCCCCGCACCGCCTACGTACAACTCACCGACCACGCCGATCGGCACCGGCTCACCGGCGTCATCCAACAGATAGAGGCTCAGATCATTGAGCGGCTGACCAATCGGGCTGTGCCCGTGCAGCTCGGCATCGCGAGCCGTCAACGGCTGAAAAGTGACATGGACAGTGGTTTCAGTGATGCCGTACATATTGACCAGCTGCGTACGCTCGCCATTACGGGCGTACCACGGCTGTAGCGCCGCAGTATCAAGCGCTTCACCCCCGAAGACGATCCATTTCAGCGTGTGCTGCAACTCACCGTCCGGCAACGCCGCCACCAGCTGCCGGAAGGCACTCGGGGTCTGGTTGAGTACCGTGACCTGCTGATCGCACAGCAGCTGATAGAACGCATCGGGCGAACGCGCGGTCAGGGCCGGCACGACCACCAAACGGCCGCCGTAGGCCAGCGCGCCCCACAGTTCCCATACTGAGAAGTCAAACGCATAGGAGTGAAATAGCGTCCATACTTCGTCAGGGCCGAAAGCGAATGCCTCATCGGTCGATGCCAGTAAGCGGGTGACGTTGCGGTGTTCGACCATCACGCCTTTCGGCTGTCCGGTCGATCCAGAGGTATAGATGATGTAAGCCAAGTGATGCGGCGTCAGACCCAGCGCCGCCGGAGCAATATTGTCGGACGGCTGGCGCTGCCACGCCTCGTCATCCAGCAGCATGACGGTCAGCGCGTCATCAAGATCGCCCAACAGCGGCAGCAGATCACGGGTGGTAATCAGCACCTCAGGGGCACTGTCATCAAGGATATAGCGCAGGCGTTGCTGCGGATAATGAGGATCAAGCGGCACGTAACCACCGCCCGCCTTGAGGGTCGCCAGAATCGCCAGCGGCAACGTGGTACCCCGCTCTAGAGCAATCGCCACCCGACTGTCGGGTGTCACCCCCTGAGCCACCAACGCATGCGCCAACCGGTTAGCCTGCGCATTCAACTGACCATAACTCACCGTATCGCCATCACAGCAGACCGCTACCGCTTCCGGGCGCTCGGCTGCTTGCTGCTCGAATAGCTCATGCAGACATAACGCGCGGTCATGGTTTGCCCGTATAGCGCCCCATGCCAGTACGGTTTGACGTTCTTCTGGAAGCCGCATATCACAGCAAGACAACGGCGTATGCCAGCACCGAACAGCGTTATCCAACAGGTGATTGAGTCGCCGTAGATGCCAATGCAATGAAGCACGATCATGCACCATCGCATTGGCACTCAGACATATCTCGATGCCACCGGATTCACCGCGATCCATCAACGTGATCAGCAAGTCATCCACCGGCCCCAGCGCCAGATTAAGCACCTTGGCAGGTACATCTCCAAAGCGAATATCGTCATACTGAAAGGGGTGGATATTGACCAGCGTAAGATAAAGAGGATCGTTTGAACCACGGATACCCAGCGCGGCACGGATGTCCTCCGTACGATAGCGCTGATGACGCATTACGCCGTACATCCCCTGAGTGACACTGGCAAGGTTGTCGGCCAGCGAACCGTTGCCATCCACCGCCAGACGCAGAGGTACACCGTTACTGGCCATCCCCGCAAACTGGCGCATCACCTTGCCGTTACGTGCCATAACCGGCATACCCAACAGCAGATCCTCCTGCTGCGTCATACCATGCACATAGCCGACCACCAACGTACTGAGCACCTGCGGCAGCGTCTTTCCTTCTTTTTCGGCCAGTGCCCGAAGCGCGCGGTTGGTCGCCTCCGACACATACTGCTGCTGACGAACGACATCCAGACAGGGCGACTGCCGCCCTACCAGACTGGCCGGTGCAGGGTGCCCCTGCAGCAGCTCAACCCAATAATCCCGATCCTTACCCGCCCGCGCCGACGACGCATACTCCTGCTCTGCCTCAAGTACCTCCTGCACACTGCTGAAATCAGCAGCAGAAGAAGATCGTCCCGCCACCCGATCAGAATAAACGTTGGCAAGCCGACGCATAAACAGCGAACCTGCCAGCCCATCCATGACCATATGGTGGTAGCAGTGGTAGAAAATCCACTGTGCGTCACCCAACTTCAGAAGCGCATGCGAGAAAAGCGGCCCGTCCGCAAGAGGGAAAGGTCCATCGATGTCCGCCTGCATCCACGCTAGCGCAGCATCACGGGGGGAAGGCTGGTCGCTAACATCAACGTATCGGAAAGTGTCGGGTACCTCCTCAGCAAAATACTGCGCCGGGCCATTATCGGTGGGTACCATGATCAAGCGCAGCACCTCGGTTTCGGCGACTACCGCGCCAAGGGCATCAGCCAACAGATCAGGCTGTATGATTCCGTCCAGCTCGACACATTCCGCCACCTTGTACACGCACGGCTGGGCTTTGGGGTTAAGGTAGTGGCTGAACCACAACCCTCGCTGGGCAACCGTTAGGGGAATAAGGTCATGGTGCGAAGAGGGCAAAGAAGCAGAGGTCGCCATATATCATCCTAGATATTTCCCTACGCCGACACCGCTGCCTTCCAACGACAATATCACCCCATATAATACGGATGGAACCGTATTGTATTTATTGAGCACAGGCATAGATAAGCCAGGCCCTCTCACAGGCAATGATAAACATAAGGCAATAGAAAACGCCCTCTTTATCCCGATGAGAAAGAGGAATGAAGTGATAGGGTCGTGGCAGAGTATCGAAAACGTTACAGGACAGTTGAAAGTGTTATCAAGAGTATATTGACATTGCGTTATTTGGCAACCTCCCTTTAGTTTAGTCGAGTTATTTCAAGAGCGTTTTCCCGTAAATACGCATACTCTTTAATTTACGATACGACTTATCTTTATAGAAAAGAAACAATACATTACAATAAGAAAAAACAACCCTATTATTCTGTTTCAAATGTAGGCTTTTTAGACCTCACCTACCTCATCTCGCCGTATTAAATGTCAAACAATAAGTATATTGCACATCAGAAATAATTAGCCCCTTCGACGGTGACAATGCCCCCGCTCCATGATGCATTAACAGCAAGTAGTCACTTGAATCATCGATTTTTTTTCGACACGCACCGTCACCAAAAAAACCAAGCCACTTCAACACATGAAGTCAAGCTGTCCTAACATTCAGGATATGGCACTAAGAATGAGGGGGCAAGGGTAGAGTGCCTGTCATAAAAAAAGACGCCCTCCACTCAACGACGTGATGCGTGTAAAAATACCGTTCATCTCACGCTTAATAATGCACAGACAATATTTACTTATCTATGACCATACCACTTTCTCCTTACCTGTCTTCCTAAATAGCACTTCCCTTTCTGCGCTAGATTTAAGGTATCTGATAAATTACAGTAAATCATTCAAGCGCCTTTTCTTAAGTTCACTGCATATAGCGGACAATATTATTGCGCTATATTTTATAGAATTATTACGTAAAACAATGAAGCGAAACCACATATTATTATTTTCATCTCTTGGGAGTTAGACAACAGCGATAATCCACTATACTAATATAGCGATTTAAAAAGAATCGCCATATTAATGTAAGTGCCCGATTTAATTGGAGGAGAAACATCATGCCGACAGTAACTACGGAAAAAGGCATAACGCTGGGGTATGAAACGCTCGGGAATTCACAGCCATCATGCGATATTGTGATGGTCACGGGGCTTGGCATACAACTGACCCGCTGGCCAAAACCGCTGCGCCAGAAACTGGCAGATAAAGGCTATCGCGTCACCTGCTTTGATAACCGTGACAGCGGGCTATCCACGCACTTCCCCAACATCGTGCAGCCAAGGCAAGGCGTACTGGCCGATGCACATGGCACGGCACCGAAAGACTATCAAGCGCCTTATACACTTTATGATATGGCGGAAGATACAGTTGGCCTACTAGACGCACTGGGCATCGGTCAGGCTCATCTTGTCGGCTATTCAATGGGAAGCACCATTGCACAGCTGACAGCGTATCTTTACCCCGAGCATATCAGCACGGTCACTTCGGTCATGACCAGCAGCATGAACCCGGCATTGCCCCCTTCCGCCCCCGGACTAGCGGAGATCATGGCGCGCCATACCCCGGATCCGGTGACGGAAAGAGCGTTATATCTTGACTATAAGATGACACTGAATAGGGGGCTTGCAGGGCATGGATGCCCTTTCGATGAAGAGTTTCACTGGGGTATCGTGCAGGATGAGCTGGAGAGAGGCTATATGAGAGGCAGTGCACGCCGGCAGTTTGCAGCCTTCGCCTCAATGGGCGATTTCAGATCATGGCAGTCTTCCATACACTGTCCCACCTTAGTTATGCATGGCACATGCGATCCGCTGTGGCCCATCGCCTGCGCTCGGGACGTCGCCGATACGATTCCTGGCGCAATATTCAAGCCCCTCAACGGTATGGGACACGATGTGCCTTCTGTCTTCTACGACGAAATCATTGATGAAATAGATCACTTCGTAAGCCGTTACAAAGTGTAAAACCATATTACACCTACCCAATAGAAAGCATGTATAAGCAATAGGTCATAGCGGTGCGATGTTGCACCCTTGTAAAATAATTGAGGTGCAGCTAATACCCTTCGTCTCGGAAACACTATTGTGCCCCGTAGCCCGCCCCGTCCCTTTATTTAATTCACCGCTTATTCAGAATGTAACGATGGATCTTAGCGCCTCTGAACTCATCCCATCATTGATCGTGCTAATGACAGCCGTTATCTAAGTGTCATATACCGTATATTCATCATTCGTGACCAAGAATAACGACCCTCCTCTTTCCTATCCTTGAGTGGCCTACTCCCCAAAATTCGGCCTTACTCTATCGCCAATTTTTAGCGCGAAGAACATTTTCGCCTGTTGCGCGGCCTCAGAAACAGCATCTCGCATTCAAAAACGACACCGTGGTCGTTACCAACCCCACCGTATCCAGACCGCACGCTTCAATGCTCACTCCCAATACAGAGACCGATCTCACAGCTACCTGCCACGATGTAAAGAAAGCATATGGAAAACAGGGTACGCCACAAACAAAACGAGCCTTCCCGAAGGAAGGCTCGCTGGACACAACGGGTACTCGAAGTGGCCCACACAGGGAGATTTTCATTCCCCTGTGGGGACACTTGGTATCCCCACAGCCACCACAAGTAA harbors:
- a CDS encoding alpha/beta fold hydrolase, with protein sequence MPTVTTEKGITLGYETLGNSQPSCDIVMVTGLGIQLTRWPKPLRQKLADKGYRVTCFDNRDSGLSTHFPNIVQPRQGVLADAHGTAPKDYQAPYTLYDMAEDTVGLLDALGIGQAHLVGYSMGSTIAQLTAYLYPEHISTVTSVMTSSMNPALPPSAPGLAEIMARHTPDPVTERALYLDYKMTLNRGLAGHGCPFDEEFHWGIVQDELERGYMRGSARRQFAAFASMGDFRSWQSSIHCPTLVMHGTCDPLWPIACARDVADTIPGAIFKPLNGMGHDVPSVFYDEIIDEIDHFVSRYKV